In one Brevibacterium sp. CBA3109 genomic region, the following are encoded:
- the clpS gene encoding ATP-dependent Clp protease adapter ClpS yields MSNPTTPVLEPEVDIRPATEQAKPWKTVVFNDPVNLMSYVSYVFQAYFGYSAEKAQSLMLEVHENGRCVVATGGREAMERDTQAMHEYGLWAACQPETGSD; encoded by the coding sequence GTGAGCAATCCAACGACTCCAGTTCTGGAGCCGGAGGTCGACATTCGACCGGCGACAGAACAGGCGAAGCCATGGAAGACCGTCGTCTTCAACGACCCCGTCAACCTCATGAGCTACGTCAGCTACGTCTTCCAGGCCTACTTCGGATATTCGGCCGAGAAGGCTCAGTCGCTGATGCTTGAAGTCCATGAGAACGGTCGCTGTGTCGTTGCCACAGGCGGACGCGAAGCCATGGAGAGGGACACCCAAGCCATGCACGAATACGGTTTGTGGGCCGCGTGCCAACCTGAAACAGGATCCGACTGA
- a CDS encoding nicotinate phosphoribosyltransferase, which translates to MSDLTRTASTAFYTDQYELTMVQAALESGAAHRRSLFEVFGRSLPAGRRYGVVAGTGRILEMLRDFRFGDEELSFLSREQIVDSRTIDWLADYSFSGNIRGYAEGEIYFPGSPLMTIEATFAEGVILETLILSAMNYDCAVASAASRMAQAAGDRPCAEMGGRRTNEHAAVAAARAAVIGGFASTSNLAAGLRYGLRTIGTSAHSFTLLHDSEQEAFAAQLKSLGTDTTLLLDTYDVEEALATAVRLAGENLGGVRIDSGDLVEQASEVRAGLDRLGAHDTTITVTSDLDEYAIAALAASPVDSYGVGTRVVTGSGAPAAGLVYKLVARADESGAWTSVAKNSTGKPSRGGHKDALRLIDGAIAVEEAVGIPTLPDDLGDGRSLTVDLVVDGEVNETYIGAAGVTKACARHDESLAELPRSARRMQDGEPAIPTVFYPK; encoded by the coding sequence ATGAGTGATCTCACACGGACCGCTTCGACGGCTTTTTACACCGATCAGTACGAATTGACGATGGTCCAGGCAGCACTGGAATCAGGCGCCGCTCACCGTAGGAGCCTGTTCGAAGTCTTCGGTCGCAGCCTGCCTGCCGGCCGGCGCTACGGAGTCGTTGCCGGCACTGGCCGCATCCTGGAGATGCTCCGGGATTTCCGCTTCGGCGACGAGGAGCTCTCGTTTCTCAGCCGCGAGCAGATCGTCGATTCGAGAACCATCGACTGGTTGGCTGACTACTCCTTCTCCGGCAACATACGTGGGTATGCGGAGGGTGAGATCTACTTCCCAGGCTCCCCGCTGATGACGATCGAAGCCACCTTCGCAGAAGGGGTCATCCTCGAGACGCTCATCCTCTCAGCGATGAACTATGACTGTGCGGTCGCCTCGGCGGCCTCGCGCATGGCTCAGGCTGCAGGAGATCGACCCTGCGCGGAGATGGGCGGTCGCCGCACCAACGAACATGCCGCGGTCGCCGCTGCCCGCGCGGCCGTCATCGGCGGTTTCGCGTCGACGTCGAATCTCGCCGCCGGGCTCCGGTACGGTCTGCGCACGATCGGCACGTCTGCCCACTCCTTCACGCTGCTCCACGATTCGGAGCAGGAGGCCTTCGCCGCTCAGCTCAAATCCTTGGGCACAGACACGACTCTGCTCCTGGACACCTATGACGTCGAGGAGGCGCTGGCGACGGCGGTCCGCCTGGCAGGTGAGAATCTGGGTGGGGTGCGCATCGACTCGGGCGACCTTGTCGAACAGGCCAGTGAAGTCCGTGCGGGCCTCGACCGTCTCGGCGCTCATGATACGACGATCACGGTCACCAGTGATCTCGACGAATATGCGATCGCTGCTCTCGCTGCCTCCCCCGTAGATTCCTACGGTGTCGGAACACGAGTGGTCACAGGCTCGGGCGCTCCGGCCGCCGGGCTCGTCTACAAGCTCGTGGCCCGCGCCGACGAGTCGGGGGCATGGACCTCGGTGGCGAAGAACTCCACCGGCAAACCCTCACGTGGAGGGCACAAGGACGCTTTGCGCCTCATCGATGGTGCGATCGCGGTCGAAGAAGCCGTCGGCATCCCGACGCTGCCAGACGACCTCGGCGATGGCAGGTCATTGACCGTTGATCTCGTCGTCGACGGTGAGGTCAATGAGACCTATATCGGCGCCGCCGGGGTCACGAAGGCCTGCGCTCGGCATGACGAGTCCTTGGCCGAGCTGCCGCGTTCGGCCAGGCGTATGCAGGACGGCGAACCGGCGATCCCCACAGTGTTCTATCCCAAATGA
- a CDS encoding DUF2017 family protein, translated as MAAIDARGDDVVLKLEDNERSLMLTVFTDLAALLAEDDNEDGRPDSENWEARLGLVERPRPQDPALLRLFPDVDPLDEERSQEFRRLTEFDLQQAKAHNVRIVLNGLAKGSSIVLSHDEVLAWMKGLNDLRLVLAVRMGIDTEEAQEEKYAHRDDLDESEDLTLTLYDFLTWIQDRLTTTLLSDLPGDDDT; from the coding sequence ATGGCAGCAATTGACGCTCGTGGGGACGACGTCGTCCTCAAGCTCGAGGACAACGAACGATCCCTCATGCTCACCGTCTTCACCGATCTGGCAGCACTCCTGGCAGAAGACGACAACGAAGACGGTCGTCCCGACTCGGAGAACTGGGAAGCACGCCTCGGACTGGTCGAACGGCCGCGCCCCCAGGACCCGGCGCTGCTGCGACTCTTCCCCGACGTCGACCCGCTCGACGAGGAGCGCTCACAGGAGTTTCGGCGTCTCACCGAGTTCGACCTCCAGCAGGCGAAGGCCCACAACGTTCGAATCGTCCTCAACGGTCTGGCCAAAGGCTCCTCGATTGTTTTGAGCCACGATGAGGTTCTGGCATGGATGAAGGGGCTCAACGACCTACGCCTGGTGCTTGCCGTTCGCATGGGCATCGACACGGAGGAAGCCCAAGAGGAGAAATATGCTCACCGGGACGACCTCGACGAGTCCGAAGATCTCACACTGACCCTGTATGACTTCCTGACCTGGATTCAGGATCGACTCACCACCACCTTGCTCAGCGATCTGCCGGGGGACGACGACACATGA
- a CDS encoding ABC transporter substrate-binding protein gives MKTSGIRTWMAAMVASSLFMAGCSAGASDSEGQAKKDSMTIAFTAEPVNLDFTSTSGIAIPEALMENVYESLVRVDGEGEIQPGLAQDWDVSEDRKTYTFHLQKGVKFSNGADLTSEDVKFSYERVQNDWKNALKSKMDIVDSIKAPDDLTVEISLKKPSNTWLFNLTSLVGAVFDTEGTDDLANKAIGTGPFAIEKFTRGQSIDFTARDDYWGETPGVKNVQFKYFQDAVSASNALKSGEIDVVSNLQAPELAGEFQSSDYQIISGTTNGEVVLSMNNAKGIFKDQKAREAVMHAIDRKAVLDTAWAGYGELIGSMVPPTDPYYEDLTGVWDYDPQKAKDLVREAGIEGETFAFTVPNLPYAKAISEIVSAQLKEVGLKADIETQEFPAVWLDKTFTEHKFDMSVINHAEPRDILTVFSNDYYIGYDDSKIKKIAEKADTGTEEEYVSGMKEIAKTITEDAASDFLFLFPNLVIAKSDVAGIPANRVSDAFRIADLSWN, from the coding sequence ATGAAGACTTCGGGCATCAGAACGTGGATGGCAGCAATGGTTGCCTCGAGCCTGTTCATGGCCGGCTGTTCGGCAGGAGCCTCGGACTCCGAGGGGCAGGCGAAGAAGGATTCGATGACGATCGCGTTCACCGCTGAACCGGTCAACCTCGACTTCACCTCCACCTCGGGGATCGCCATTCCCGAGGCACTGATGGAGAATGTCTATGAATCGCTCGTCCGCGTCGACGGTGAGGGCGAGATCCAGCCGGGCCTGGCCCAGGACTGGGACGTGTCCGAGGACCGCAAGACCTACACCTTCCATCTGCAGAAGGGTGTGAAGTTCTCCAATGGTGCCGACCTCACGAGCGAGGATGTGAAGTTCTCCTATGAGCGAGTGCAGAATGATTGGAAGAACGCACTGAAGTCCAAGATGGACATCGTCGATTCGATCAAGGCTCCCGACGATCTCACCGTCGAGATCTCGCTCAAGAAGCCGTCCAATACGTGGCTGTTCAACCTCACCAGCCTCGTCGGAGCTGTCTTCGACACCGAGGGCACCGACGACCTGGCCAACAAAGCCATCGGAACCGGGCCCTTCGCCATCGAGAAGTTCACCCGCGGACAGTCGATCGACTTCACAGCGCGGGATGACTACTGGGGTGAGACACCCGGGGTCAAGAACGTCCAATTCAAATACTTCCAAGACGCGGTCTCTGCCTCGAACGCCCTGAAGTCCGGTGAGATCGACGTCGTCTCCAACCTCCAGGCCCCCGAACTGGCCGGAGAATTCCAGAGCAGCGACTACCAGATCATCTCGGGCACCACGAACGGTGAGGTCGTGCTCTCTATGAACAACGCGAAGGGCATCTTCAAAGACCAAAAGGCGCGCGAGGCGGTCATGCATGCCATCGACCGCAAGGCAGTCCTTGACACCGCATGGGCCGGCTACGGAGAGCTCATCGGCTCAATGGTCCCGCCGACGGACCCGTACTACGAGGATCTGACGGGAGTCTGGGACTACGATCCGCAGAAGGCCAAAGATCTCGTCAGAGAAGCCGGTATCGAGGGGGAGACGTTCGCCTTCACCGTGCCGAACCTGCCGTATGCGAAGGCGATCTCCGAAATCGTGTCCGCTCAGCTCAAAGAGGTCGGGCTCAAAGCCGATATCGAGACGCAGGAATTCCCGGCAGTCTGGCTGGACAAGACCTTCACCGAGCATAAGTTCGACATGTCAGTGATCAATCATGCCGAACCCCGTGACATCCTCACCGTCTTCTCCAACGACTACTACATCGGCTATGACGACTCCAAGATCAAGAAGATCGCGGAGAAGGCCGACACCGGTACGGAAGAGGAATACGTCTCAGGGATGAAGGAGATCGCGAAGACGATCACCGAAGACGCAGCCTCTGACTTCCTGTTCCTGTTTCCGAACCTCGTCATCGCGAAATCCGACGTCGCCGGAATCCCGGCCAACAGGGTCTCCGACGCATTCAGGATCGCGGATCTGAGCTGGAACTGA
- a CDS encoding MBL fold metallo-hydrolase, with amino-acid sequence MKLTAIGTAGSFPGPNSAASCYLIETDEESPTRIVLDLGSGALSPLQRAVNTDGLTAVVLSHLHPDHCMDMTGLYVKHCYDPKFFNGNISDTGSIRTRTSVLAPAGAQERLTRAYYTDPGKSPVADSGHDTDLSHAFDFADLDHGTSHQVGSLQIESFLVDHPVEAYALRITDANGAVITYSGDSDECDNLVEAARGADLFLCEAAFQEDRDSTRGIHLTGKRAGRVAQAADAKSLVLTHIPSWTDCSIVRGEAAREYWGPIELAKPGNSWTV; translated from the coding sequence ATGAAGCTCACTGCCATCGGCACCGCCGGTTCCTTCCCCGGCCCCAACTCCGCAGCCAGCTGCTATCTCATCGAAACCGACGAGGAATCGCCGACGCGCATCGTGCTCGACCTCGGGTCCGGGGCGCTGAGCCCGTTGCAGCGTGCCGTCAACACGGATGGGCTGACCGCGGTCGTACTCAGTCATCTGCACCCAGACCACTGCATGGACATGACCGGCCTGTACGTCAAGCACTGCTACGATCCGAAGTTCTTCAACGGCAACATCTCCGACACCGGATCGATCCGCACCAGGACAAGCGTCCTCGCCCCGGCCGGCGCACAAGAACGACTGACCCGGGCCTACTACACGGACCCCGGGAAGTCCCCAGTCGCCGACAGCGGACATGATACCGACCTCAGCCATGCCTTCGACTTCGCCGACCTCGACCACGGGACCAGCCATCAGGTGGGAAGCCTGCAGATCGAATCCTTCCTCGTTGACCACCCGGTTGAGGCCTATGCCCTGCGGATCACAGACGCCAACGGCGCAGTGATCACCTACTCCGGTGACAGCGACGAATGCGACAACCTCGTCGAGGCCGCCCGCGGAGCAGACCTGTTCCTCTGCGAAGCTGCCTTCCAGGAAGACCGCGACAGCACTCGCGGCATTCACCTCACCGGCAAACGTGCGGGACGCGTGGCTCAGGCGGCCGACGCCAAGTCCCTCGTCCTTACCCATATTCCTTCCTGGACGGACTGCTCCATCGTCCGCGGTGAAGCCGCCCGCGAATACTGGGGACCCATCGAACTGGCCAAACCGGGCAACAGCTGGACCGTGTGA
- the gdhA gene encoding NADP-specific glutamate dehydrogenase, translated as MSLHPSLQPIFDTVLHRNPGESEFHQAVQEVLHSLGPVVDKHPEYLELSTFERLCEPERQIIFRVPWIDDQGVVQINRAFRVQFNSALGPYKGGLRFHPSVNLGIVKFLGFEQIFKNAITGLPIGGGKGGSDFDPKGRSDLEVMRFCQSFMTELSRHIGEYRDVPAGDIGVGGREIGYLFGQYKRMRNEYEAGVLTGKGLSYGGSMVRTEATGFGVVYFLKDMLAAAKKNIDGRTVSISGSGNVAVFAAEKATAFGGTVITMSDSSGFIHDPDGIDTDIVKRIKFEERGRISDYVDERGGRATYHEGGNVWEIEVDVALPCATQNELDADSARTLVRNGVIALAEGANMPCTPEAVKTFSDAGVLFAPGKAANAGGVATSALEMQQNASRDTWDFDFTEARLAEIMGDVHDSCAAAAAEFGSPGDYVAGANIAGFIRVSEAMLAQGVV; from the coding sequence ATGAGCTTACATCCATCACTGCAGCCAATCTTCGACACGGTGCTCCACCGCAATCCCGGAGAGTCGGAGTTTCATCAAGCGGTACAGGAAGTTCTCCATTCCCTGGGCCCTGTCGTTGACAAACACCCTGAATACCTCGAACTCTCCACTTTCGAGCGTCTCTGCGAACCAGAACGGCAGATCATCTTCCGGGTGCCGTGGATCGACGACCAGGGCGTTGTCCAGATCAACCGAGCATTCCGCGTGCAATTCAACTCTGCTCTCGGCCCATACAAGGGTGGGCTGCGCTTCCACCCCTCGGTGAATCTGGGAATCGTCAAATTCCTCGGCTTCGAGCAGATCTTCAAAAACGCGATCACCGGACTGCCCATCGGCGGTGGCAAAGGCGGCTCTGATTTCGACCCGAAGGGCCGCAGCGACCTCGAGGTCATGCGCTTCTGCCAGTCATTCATGACTGAGCTCTCTCGACATATCGGGGAATACCGAGACGTTCCGGCCGGCGACATCGGTGTCGGCGGGCGCGAGATCGGCTATCTGTTCGGTCAGTACAAACGCATGAGGAACGAGTACGAAGCTGGAGTCCTGACCGGTAAGGGCCTCTCATACGGCGGATCCATGGTCCGCACGGAAGCCACCGGGTTCGGTGTTGTGTACTTTCTCAAGGACATGCTCGCCGCTGCGAAGAAGAACATCGACGGACGCACCGTCTCGATCTCCGGATCGGGAAACGTGGCTGTGTTCGCCGCCGAGAAGGCCACAGCCTTCGGCGGTACCGTCATCACCATGTCAGACTCGAGCGGGTTCATCCATGACCCGGACGGCATCGACACGGACATCGTCAAGCGGATCAAGTTCGAAGAACGCGGTCGCATCTCCGATTACGTCGACGAACGTGGAGGACGTGCCACCTACCATGAGGGCGGAAATGTCTGGGAAATCGAGGTCGACGTCGCACTGCCCTGCGCCACTCAGAACGAGCTCGATGCCGACTCAGCCCGAACTCTCGTCCGCAACGGAGTCATCGCCCTTGCCGAGGGAGCGAACATGCCGTGTACGCCCGAGGCCGTGAAGACCTTCTCCGATGCCGGCGTTCTCTTCGCCCCGGGCAAGGCGGCCAATGCCGGCGGTGTGGCCACCAGTGCACTGGAAATGCAGCAGAACGCCAGTCGCGATACCTGGGACTTCGACTTCACCGAAGCCCGGCTGGCAGAGATCATGGGCGACGTCCACGACAGTTGCGCTGCTGCAGCCGCAGAGTTCGGCTCACCAGGCGATTACGTTGCCGGCGCCAACATTGCAGGCTTCATCCGTGTCTCCGAAGCGATGCTTGCACAGGGCGTCGTCTGA
- a CDS encoding DEAD/DEAH box helicase, whose protein sequence is MAAERLPGTSAAEQLPPAFPERAAWGTAGKLRAWQAEALEQYFRDQPKDFLAVATPGAGKTTFALRVAAELLAQRVVNRVTVVAPTEHLKVQWADSASRVGIKLDPHFKNAQGKHAPGYHGVAITYAQVAAKPVLHHNRTAAGRTLVILDEVHHGGDALSWGDAVREAFGPAVRRLSLTGTPFRSDTSPIPFVTYAPDENGIRTSVADYSYGYGRALKDSVVRPVLFLAYAGAMSWRTRAGDEMSHVLGEETTKDINSQAWRTALDPGGDWIPAVLKAADRRLTEVRRTVHDAGGLVIATDQDNARAYAKVLRELTGEAPTVVLSDEAGASARIEKFQNSTDRWMVAVRMVSEGVDVPRLCVGVYATSSATPLFFAQAIGRFVRARKRGETASVFLPSVPILLALANTMEVERDHALDRPKNEDENDVVVFDDQAMEQANREEGASDQLGSFEALGAEALFDRVLFDGGEFGTGGAVGSEDELDFIGIPGLLEPDQVHELLRTQQARQAKRKTAAAPPAPETEPSELDHRAMKEERNQLQSLVGAWSRRTGSPHKTVHVELRKACGGPAVAQATREQIQARIAKLQGWFVGKK, encoded by the coding sequence ATGGCCGCGGAACGTCTCCCCGGGACCTCCGCCGCCGAACAACTGCCACCGGCCTTTCCCGAGCGCGCTGCTTGGGGAACGGCCGGAAAGTTGCGCGCCTGGCAGGCTGAGGCCCTGGAACAGTATTTTCGGGATCAGCCGAAGGACTTTCTCGCAGTCGCGACACCGGGCGCAGGCAAGACGACATTCGCTCTGCGGGTCGCTGCCGAGCTGTTGGCGCAACGCGTCGTCAATAGAGTCACCGTCGTGGCACCCACAGAACACCTCAAGGTGCAGTGGGCCGATTCCGCCTCACGCGTCGGCATCAAACTCGACCCGCACTTCAAGAACGCCCAAGGCAAACATGCCCCCGGCTATCACGGTGTGGCCATCACCTACGCGCAGGTGGCTGCCAAGCCCGTGCTGCACCACAACCGCACCGCGGCGGGCCGCACTCTCGTCATCCTCGATGAGGTCCACCACGGAGGTGACGCACTGTCCTGGGGTGATGCAGTTCGGGAGGCGTTCGGTCCGGCAGTGCGCAGACTCTCCCTGACCGGCACCCCCTTCCGATCGGATACCTCACCGATCCCATTCGTCACCTATGCCCCGGACGAAAACGGTATCCGAACCTCGGTGGCAGACTATTCCTACGGCTACGGTCGGGCACTCAAGGACTCCGTGGTCCGCCCCGTCCTGTTCCTCGCCTATGCCGGTGCCATGTCCTGGCGGACCAGAGCCGGTGATGAGATGTCCCACGTACTCGGCGAAGAGACGACGAAGGACATCAACTCTCAGGCGTGGAGGACTGCTCTCGACCCGGGCGGCGACTGGATACCGGCCGTGCTCAAGGCCGCCGACCGGCGTCTGACAGAGGTGAGACGGACCGTGCACGACGCCGGGGGCCTCGTCATTGCCACAGACCAGGACAACGCCCGTGCCTATGCCAAGGTGCTGCGCGAGCTCACCGGCGAGGCACCTACTGTCGTCCTCTCCGACGAAGCAGGAGCTTCGGCACGGATCGAGAAGTTCCAGAATTCCACTGATCGGTGGATGGTCGCGGTTCGCATGGTTTCCGAAGGTGTCGACGTGCCGCGCCTGTGCGTCGGGGTCTACGCGACCTCCTCAGCGACTCCACTGTTCTTCGCTCAGGCCATCGGACGTTTCGTGCGTGCGCGCAAACGCGGTGAAACCGCTTCCGTGTTCCTGCCCTCCGTCCCGATTCTCCTGGCGCTGGCCAACACGATGGAGGTCGAACGCGACCACGCCCTCGACCGACCGAAGAACGAGGATGAGAACGATGTCGTCGTCTTCGACGACCAGGCCATGGAGCAGGCGAACCGTGAAGAGGGCGCCTCTGACCAGCTGGGTTCCTTCGAGGCATTGGGCGCCGAGGCGCTCTTCGACAGGGTGCTCTTCGACGGTGGCGAGTTCGGCACGGGCGGAGCAGTCGGCTCTGAGGACGAACTCGACTTCATAGGCATTCCCGGGCTGCTCGAACCAGACCAAGTCCACGAACTGCTGCGGACACAACAGGCGCGTCAGGCGAAACGCAAGACTGCTGCGGCACCACCGGCACCAGAAACCGAGCCCAGCGAGCTCGATCACCGGGCGATGAAGGAAGAGCGCAATCAGCTTCAGAGCCTCGTCGGCGCTTGGTCTCGGCGAACCGGTTCACCCCACAAGACCGTCCACGTCGAACTGCGCAAGGCCTGCGGGGGACCGGCCGTGGCACAGGCGACCCGGGAGCAGATACAGGCGCGGATCGCAAAGCTCCAAGGCTGGTTCGTCGGCAAGAAATGA
- a CDS encoding flavin reductase family protein has translation MDRTHEDSLTERYRELSDDIAAAVAVVSAKRGNALHAITVDSFLDVSYDPPTMAVSVYGGSRMMETLEMSEHYAISLLNSSQRDISERLGASGQPLYGSLKGIDTFPAPHSGQPVLTDAIAWFELRTTQMLEVATHSLVVGEVVSVGAGAHSSKDKPLLRWRKAYGTMGPR, from the coding sequence ATGGACAGAACTCACGAGGACTCCCTCACAGAACGCTATCGCGAACTCAGCGACGATATTGCTGCCGCAGTGGCTGTGGTCTCGGCCAAGCGGGGCAACGCCTTGCACGCGATCACCGTCGACTCATTCCTCGACGTGTCCTATGATCCGCCGACGATGGCAGTCAGCGTCTACGGCGGATCACGGATGATGGAGACCTTGGAGATGAGTGAGCACTACGCCATCTCCCTGCTCAACTCATCCCAACGCGACATCTCCGAGCGGCTGGGTGCGTCCGGCCAGCCTCTCTACGGTTCGCTGAAAGGCATCGATACGTTTCCCGCTCCGCACTCGGGGCAGCCTGTGCTCACGGACGCGATCGCCTGGTTCGAACTGCGGACCACGCAGATGCTCGAAGTGGCAACGCACAGCCTCGTCGTCGGAGAGGTCGTATCGGTGGGGGCTGGCGCGCACAGCAGCAAGGACAAACCACTGCTGAGGTGGCGCAAGGCCTACGGAACGATGGGACCTCGCTGA
- the rph gene encoding ribonuclease PH, which translates to MRADGRLADELREVTITRNWINTAEGSALVEFGNTRVLVAASLTAGVPRWLKGQGRGWVTAEYAMLPRATDSRNTRESVKGKLGGRTHEISRLIGRSLRAVIDLEKLGENTLVLDCDVLQADGGTRTASITGAYVALADAIDRGRSTGIIPAANNPIKDSIAAISVGIIDGEPVLDLPYVEDSRADTDMNVVMTGSGQFVEVQGTAEGAPFDREELGRLLDLAAKGCTDLTGIQAEVLGR; encoded by the coding sequence GTGCGCGCAGACGGACGACTCGCCGATGAACTCCGCGAAGTGACCATCACCCGCAATTGGATCAACACTGCCGAAGGATCCGCCCTGGTGGAATTCGGCAACACCCGCGTCCTGGTTGCGGCCTCATTGACCGCGGGCGTGCCGCGCTGGCTCAAGGGGCAGGGCCGTGGCTGGGTCACCGCCGAATACGCGATGCTGCCGCGCGCCACGGACTCCCGCAACACCCGCGAGTCGGTCAAGGGCAAGCTGGGTGGTCGCACACATGAGATCTCGCGCCTCATCGGCCGCAGCCTGCGGGCTGTCATCGACCTCGAGAAGCTCGGCGAGAACACCCTCGTTCTCGACTGCGACGTCCTCCAAGCAGACGGCGGCACTCGAACCGCCTCGATCACCGGCGCCTACGTGGCACTCGCCGATGCGATCGACAGGGGTCGTTCAACGGGCATCATCCCCGCTGCGAACAACCCGATCAAGGACTCGATCGCTGCGATCAGCGTCGGCATCATCGACGGAGAACCCGTCCTCGACCTGCCCTACGTCGAGGACTCGCGTGCCGATACCGATATGAACGTCGTCATGACCGGCAGCGGACAGTTCGTCGAGGTCCAGGGCACTGCCGAAGGCGCACCCTTCGACCGTGAGGAACTGGGCCGTCTGCTCGACCTCGCTGCTAAGGGCTGCACCGACCTCACCGGTATCCAGGCCGAGGTGCTGGGCAGATGA
- a CDS encoding DUF3039 domain-containing protein: protein MTYPASGGSATIEREQSEQRVEPGDHERFSHYAPKDKIMESMVTGTPLIALCGKVWVPTRDPERFPVCPRCKEIYSTMSEGPKE, encoded by the coding sequence ATGACCTATCCAGCATCAGGTGGTTCAGCAACAATCGAGCGTGAGCAGTCCGAGCAGCGTGTTGAACCCGGAGACCACGAACGTTTCAGCCACTACGCACCTAAAGACAAGATCATGGAATCCATGGTCACGGGCACACCGCTGATTGCCCTGTGCGGAAAGGTGTGGGTGCCGACCCGAGACCCCGAGCGGTTCCCTGTATGCCCGCGATGCAAGGAAATCTACTCAACAATGTCTGAAGGACCCAAGGAGTAA
- the rdgB gene encoding RdgB/HAM1 family non-canonical purine NTP pyrophosphatase, translated as MTTFVLATHNEGKRRELLAILLPALGEDTHVMTAAEAGLGDIPETGVTFTENALIKARAAAQATGRTSIADDSGIAVDVLGGAPGIFSARWAGRHGDDRANLELLLAQLSDISSEHRGAQFRCAAAAVTPDGREFSAEGIMPGRLATSPSGEHGFGYDPIFIPDGGDISAAQMTPEEKNSRSHRRVAFDKLAAVLAAQAGL; from the coding sequence ATGACCACGTTCGTGCTGGCCACCCACAACGAGGGGAAGAGACGCGAACTCCTCGCGATTCTACTCCCCGCCTTGGGGGAGGACACCCACGTCATGACCGCCGCCGAGGCGGGCCTGGGCGACATCCCGGAAACCGGGGTCACGTTCACAGAGAACGCCCTGATCAAAGCCCGAGCCGCAGCGCAGGCCACTGGCCGGACCTCCATCGCCGATGATTCTGGGATCGCTGTGGACGTCCTGGGTGGGGCGCCGGGAATCTTCTCCGCCAGATGGGCAGGCCGACACGGAGACGATCGGGCCAACCTCGAGCTTCTCCTCGCCCAGTTGTCGGACATTTCGAGCGAACATCGCGGGGCACAGTTTCGCTGCGCTGCCGCAGCAGTGACGCCGGACGGCCGCGAATTCTCAGCCGAGGGAATCATGCCAGGGCGCCTGGCCACAAGCCCATCGGGAGAGCACGGGTTCGGCTATGACCCGATCTTCATCCCCGACGGCGGTGACATCAGCGCGGCGCAGATGACACCGGAGGAGAAAAATTCCCGGTCACATCGAAGAGTCGCCTTCGACAAGCTCGCCGCAGTCCTCGCGGCACAGGCAGGACTGTGA